Proteins from a single region of Hordeum vulgare subsp. vulgare chromosome 6H, MorexV3_pseudomolecules_assembly, whole genome shotgun sequence:
- the LOC123404662 gene encoding zinc finger protein CONSTANS-LIKE 5-like isoform X2 — protein MELQGLGRYWGVGGRRCGACAGSPAAVHCRTCDGRRGGGDGAYLCAGCDAGHARAGHERVWVCEVCELAPAAVTCKADAAALCAACDADIHHANPLARRHERVPVLPIGSSSPEGQEQDAFVMSFGGSVDGEKQDAVVNLNDALEAGPDGKENVKLDFLFADMMDPFFGSELPRFPHADSVVPSGGAVELDFGGVAAAAAVVSNPSYSSYTAASIGGSGSSSEVGLVPDAICGRGGGIIELDFAQSKAAYLPYTPTPSHSTVSSVDVGPVPERSESAVAAATPAMGEGREARLMRYREKRKNRRFEKTIRYASRKAYAESRPRVKGRFAKRADDADADAVAAATITAPRPCVLDFSGYGVVPTF, from the exons atgGAGCTGCAGGGGCTGGGGAGGTACTGGGGCGTGGGCGGGAGGAGGTGCGGGGCGTGCGCTGGGTCGCCGGCCGCGGTGCACTGCCGGACGTGCGATGGCCGCAGAGGCGGAGGGGACGGGGCGTACCTGTGTGCGGGGTGCGACGCCGGGCACGCGCGGGCGGGGCACGAGAGGGTGTGGGTCTGCGAGGTGTGCGAGCTCGCACCGGCCGCGGTCACCTGCAAGGCCGACGCCGCCGCGCTCTGCGCTGCGTGCGACGCGGACATCCACCACGCCAACCCGCTGGCGCGCCGTCACGAGCGCGTCCCCGTGCTGCCCATCGGGTCCTCGTCGCCTGAGGGGCAGGAGCAGGACGCGTTCGTGATGTCGTTCGGCGGCTCGGTGGACGGGGAGAAGCAGGACGCCGTGGTGAACCTGAACGACGCTCTGGAGGCCGGCCCCGACGGGAAGGAGAACGTGAAGCTGGACTTCCTGTTCGCGGACATGATGGACCCTTTCTTCGGCTCCGAGCTCCCGCGCTTCCCGCACGCTGACAGCGTTGTCCCCAGCGGTGGCGCGGTGGAACTGGACTTCGGTGGCGTTGCCGCCGCCGCAGCCGTCGTTTCCAACCCGTCCTACAGCTCCTACACGGCGGCGTCGATCGGTGGAAGC GGCTCCTCGTCGGAGGTCGGCTTGGTGCCGGACGCGATCTGTGGCCGAGGCGGCGGCATCATCGAGCTGGACTTCGCACAGTCCAAGGCCGCGTATCTGCCGTACACCCCCACGCCTAGCCACAGTACT GTCTCCTCGGTGGATGTTGGGCCTGTGCCGGAGCGGAGCGAAAGCGCCGTCGCGGCGGCGACGCCGGCgatgggggaggggagggaggcgcgtTTGATGCGGTACCGCGAGAAGCGCAAGAACCGGCGGTTTGAGAAGACCATCCGGTACGCGTCCCGGAAGGCCTACGCCGAGAGCCGGCCGCGCGTCAAGGGCCGCTTCGCCAAGCGCGCcgacgacgccgacgccgacgccgtcGCAGCGGCCACGATCACCGCGCCGCGTCCCTGCGTGCTCGACTTCAGCGGCTACGGCGTGGTGCCCACCTTCTGA
- the LOC123404662 gene encoding zinc finger protein CONSTANS-LIKE 5-like isoform X1 gives MELQGLGRYWGVGGRRCGACAGSPAAVHCRTCDGRRGGGDGAYLCAGCDAGHARAGHERVWVCEVCELAPAAVTCKADAAALCAACDADIHHANPLARRHERVPVLPIGSSSPEGQEQDAFVMSFGGSVDGEKQDAVVNLNDALEAGPDGKENVKLDFLFADMMDPFFGSELPRFPHADSVVPSGGAVELDFGGVAAAAAVVSNPSYSSYTAASIGGSQGSSSEVGLVPDAICGRGGGIIELDFAQSKAAYLPYTPTPSHSTVSSVDVGPVPERSESAVAAATPAMGEGREARLMRYREKRKNRRFEKTIRYASRKAYAESRPRVKGRFAKRADDADADAVAAATITAPRPCVLDFSGYGVVPTF, from the exons atgGAGCTGCAGGGGCTGGGGAGGTACTGGGGCGTGGGCGGGAGGAGGTGCGGGGCGTGCGCTGGGTCGCCGGCCGCGGTGCACTGCCGGACGTGCGATGGCCGCAGAGGCGGAGGGGACGGGGCGTACCTGTGTGCGGGGTGCGACGCCGGGCACGCGCGGGCGGGGCACGAGAGGGTGTGGGTCTGCGAGGTGTGCGAGCTCGCACCGGCCGCGGTCACCTGCAAGGCCGACGCCGCCGCGCTCTGCGCTGCGTGCGACGCGGACATCCACCACGCCAACCCGCTGGCGCGCCGTCACGAGCGCGTCCCCGTGCTGCCCATCGGGTCCTCGTCGCCTGAGGGGCAGGAGCAGGACGCGTTCGTGATGTCGTTCGGCGGCTCGGTGGACGGGGAGAAGCAGGACGCCGTGGTGAACCTGAACGACGCTCTGGAGGCCGGCCCCGACGGGAAGGAGAACGTGAAGCTGGACTTCCTGTTCGCGGACATGATGGACCCTTTCTTCGGCTCCGAGCTCCCGCGCTTCCCGCACGCTGACAGCGTTGTCCCCAGCGGTGGCGCGGTGGAACTGGACTTCGGTGGCGTTGCCGCCGCCGCAGCCGTCGTTTCCAACCCGTCCTACAGCTCCTACACGGCGGCGTCGATCGGTGGAAGC CAGGGCTCCTCGTCGGAGGTCGGCTTGGTGCCGGACGCGATCTGTGGCCGAGGCGGCGGCATCATCGAGCTGGACTTCGCACAGTCCAAGGCCGCGTATCTGCCGTACACCCCCACGCCTAGCCACAGTACT GTCTCCTCGGTGGATGTTGGGCCTGTGCCGGAGCGGAGCGAAAGCGCCGTCGCGGCGGCGACGCCGGCgatgggggaggggagggaggcgcgtTTGATGCGGTACCGCGAGAAGCGCAAGAACCGGCGGTTTGAGAAGACCATCCGGTACGCGTCCCGGAAGGCCTACGCCGAGAGCCGGCCGCGCGTCAAGGGCCGCTTCGCCAAGCGCGCcgacgacgccgacgccgacgccgtcGCAGCGGCCACGATCACCGCGCCGCGTCCCTGCGTGCTCGACTTCAGCGGCTACGGCGTGGTGCCCACCTTCTGA